The Sulfolobus islandicus Y.N.15.51 sequence AGCAATAGTTTAGTTTGTTTTTGTATAGAAAATTCTTCAGCCCTCTTTCTGCTTTTTATAGTAACGTCCTCGGGATAACCTTCACTGTAAATTTTCATCGTTAAACGATAAAATTCTTCTTCATCTGACGCCAACCACCCACTTTCCCCATCTATTATAGTCTCAGACGGTCCACCAGAATATCTAAAAGCGGTAACTGGAGTCCCAGAGGCCATAGATTCTACAGGAATGTAGCCAAAATATTCAAAGTCTACTGGATACAGTGTAACTAACGCGGAAGAATAAAGATCCCTTAATTCTTCATCACTAACTTTCTCTAAATATTCAGCATTAGGTATTTTGTATCCTATAACCTTCATCTTTACCTTTTCAGCAAGTTTACTTAACAACTCAATGTGAGAGGGATATCCTCTCTTTAAAATCGCTAACACGAACTTTTCTTTACTCTTGGAAGGCTTAAAGAAGTCTGTATCTAGGGGTGGATAAACTACTGAGCTAGGAGGTCTATTATAAAATAAAGAAACATAAACTGCTGAAGTTTTACTGTTTGCTAGTACGATCTTATATTTCCTAACGAAATTGGAAAATTTTATTGTATTATGTAGGAGGAAAGAAGACCCTAAAACTGAAATTAACTTATTCTTTCTATAAAATGGTTCCCAGAAGAATACGCTAATTAAAACACCTTGACTCCAATAGACTAAATCGTTTTTAAATTCTGAAAGGGGAACTAGATCATCTGTAGCAACAATAAATTTTCCATCCTCTAACATATACTTTCTAAATGGTCTTAGAGGAGAGGAAGAGCCTAGAAGAATTCTAAAACTAGAAAACATTCCCAAACTTTTACCTAAATTGATTACTTCTATGTTTCCTAGCTTGCTAGTGTCTAGTGAAACTGATAACGAAACGATTACAGGTTCGTAATTGCTTAACCTTTTTATTCCCTTGGCGAAGTTTATTATTGCTCTGCTTGCTCCATCTCTTTCTTTAAGATGGCTGGTAAGTAAAAAGATCTTCACAGAGATTTACTTCTTCTTTGCATATATAAATCCTAAGTTCTTCAACGTATGTTCAACCTTAACTTTATACCCATTTCTGTGTAAGTTATTAACCAAATCTGTATATTCATTATCCCATTCTATGAGCAGTTCACTAATTTCCTTAATGTAAGGGGCAATGATTCTCTCACACCCATCACAATCTATTTTAGCTACATCAAAGGGCCCGTAAAGAGAAACTAATTTTGGCCAACTTATAATATTATTACTATCTTCAACTCCAACACCTTTATCTACTACGGTAACGTTATCAATTCTGTTAACTTTTAGGTTATCTCTCATCAGTTCAACTTTTCTTTTATCTATCTCTACTGCTACTACTTCCTTTGCACCCGCGATAGAGAAGTAAATTGGGGAATCTCCTATCCCGGCTCCTATATCTAACACTCTTTTACCTTTAACGTTAATTCTCCAATAATCCGAGAAAGAATCTCCCGGATAACTTAATTTCCACCCCTTCAAATAAATTTCCCTTCCTTTAAATTGAAATTTCACACTATCTTCATTGAGCTCAGTGATCCTTAGACCGGCTAACAAAACTACTTCATTAGGTTTTAAGTATAAGACTTGTCCATTTCTTAATTTACATTTTATTTTCTCTCTATAAAAATAAATGTCGAGCATTACTGAATACCAGTTTGCGAAAGTTATACTATACTGTCTTATTAATTCAAGTAGTCGTTTAGGCGGGATATACTCCATATTCTCTAATATAAGTTTTTAATTATTAAACTCCTGGTAAAAGACACAATATAGGAGTTTTACGAGTAGCATTTTAGGGAAAATTCTAGAGTTAAATAATTTTCAAAATTATGTGGAGATAAATTTTGAAGTTCCATTATATACATATTAGATTTTTATGGTATTTCATAAAATTAAATATAAATATTAATGGAGCCCTTTATAAGAATATTATAATAAGGATTTTCCAATAAATGCTATACGAGTAGCATTATATTAGGTTAAAGTAGCTTAACATATACTAAAAAGTATTAAGACTAAAAGAAGAAGTTTAGGATCGTAAAACAAGGAGGCAATCTTAGATATACGTTGCAGTGATTATCCAATTACATTAGCAAGCCCTACATAGCTAACAAAAATGGATAGCCTTTTCTAGACGGAAATTGAAAAAGAGTTTAAAGTTTAGTTTGTCGTCTGATTTTATTTTTATCTTATAGCTTTAAATCTCACTTTTCCTATTTCAGACTGTGAGTTTATTCCGTTACGGAGGTTTAAGGATAGAGATACCTATAGGATACGAGTACGTTTATTACTCAACGTTCATAGTAGGTGAGTATGATTTCTTAAGGTTCAAGAAAGAAGACACTGTACTAGATGCCGGAGCTTTTATAGGCGATTTTACAGTGAAAATTGCTAGGAAAGTTAAGGAAGTAGTAGCTGTAGAGCCGTTACCTTGGGCTTTCAAAATTCTGAAGAGGAACGTTGAGGTTAACGAGTTAAAAAACGTTACCTTGGTCAATAAGGCACTTTACGATGAAGATGGGATAAAAATTAGGATATCCGATGAGGGGGTAGGGAGTAAGGTATCAAATGAGGGGATAGAGGTTACTACGACTACCATAGAGTCCCTAGGTAAGTTTTCTGTGGTTAAGATGGATATTGAAGGTACAGAAGGTAGGTTAATTAAAGGTAATTGGTTGAATTCTGTTAGGGAAATTGCCATGGAATTACACGGTAATGAAAAGTTATTAGTATACCGGCAATGTTAAGGGATAAAGGGTTTAATGTAAGGTTTATGAAATGGAGTGATGTAGTAAAAAATTCGGTAAAGAATATCTCTTTACACTTTCTGGACTTTCTTAAAGCAGAAATGAAAACATGGATTATGAGCAACGCAATTAAGGGGTTTCTCACAAGGAATAGGGGTTACACAATCCCTTCTTTAACTAAGGAAGAATTCAAAATACTCTACGGTAGAAGATATAGCTAAACTTTGATGTTAAAAGTTAAACCTCAAAACGCAGAAGCATTAAGGAAAAGTATATAGCAGGATTTTGCTTAAATGCAAACATGGAAAAACATCCCATAAAGGATTTTTATGAAACACACTATGCTAAGTTGGATTTAACTAAGCACATGTTAGAAAGAATTACGTTAACCGAAAAGGCCTTATCCCTCTTTTTAAATGAAAAAAGGACTATAGTTGAAATAGGGTGCGGTAATGGGAAAAATTTGAGGTATTATAAGGAAAGGCTAGGATTTAAAGATGCTTACTGTATTGAAATTGCCTCTTCTGCTGAAGATGAGATAAGGAGGAACGGAATTACGCCATACATAGAGGACGTTAATACATCTAAACTTCCTTTTATGGATTCTAGTGTTAATGCGGTTATTTTTGAAGAGGTTATAGAGCATCTATATAACTCAGATTTAGTATTGAGCGAAATCCATAGAGTATTAAAGAAAGGAGAAAACGGTATTCTAATTTTATCAACTCCTAATCTATCATCATGGATTAATAGGCTGGCACTATTTATGGGTTATCAGCCCTTTTCTCACGACGTATCGTTTGTAAAGGGCTTCGGTAGGTTGGCATATAAAGACCAAACTAATGGCCACATAAAATCTTTCACTTTAAGGGCTATGATTGAGTACCTTGAATATTTCGGCTTCGAAGTCATAGACAAGAGGGGACTTATTGCAGATGGTATCCCTTCATGGCTTTCAGCTCTAGATAGATTTTTCTCCCATTTTCCATCATTAGCTTCTCACATGTTCATAGTAGCTAAAAAAGAACAGTAGCTATTAGATTTTATCT is a genomic window containing:
- a CDS encoding glycosyltransferase codes for the protein MKIFLLTSHLKERDGASRAIINFAKGIKRLSNYEPVIVSLSVSLDTSKLGNIEVINLGKSLGMFSSFRILLGSSSPLRPFRKYMLEDGKFIVATDDLVPLSEFKNDLVYWSQGVLISVFFWEPFYRKNKLISVLGSSFLLHNTIKFSNFVRKYKIVLANSKTSAVYVSLFYNRPPSSVVYPPLDTDFFKPSKSKEKFVLAILKRGYPSHIELLSKLAEKVKMKVIGYKIPNAEYLEKVSDEELRDLYSSALVTLYPVDFEYFGYIPVESMASGTPVTAFRYSGGPSETIIDGESGWLASDEEEFYRLTMKIYSEGYPEDVTIKSRKRAEEFSIQKQTKLLLSILDKLKV
- a CDS encoding 50S ribosomal protein L11 methyltransferase codes for the protein MEYIPPKRLLELIRQYSITFANWYSVMLDIYFYREKIKCKLRNGQVLYLKPNEVVLLAGLRITELNEDSVKFQFKGREIYLKGWKLSYPGDSFSDYWRINVKGKRVLDIGAGIGDSPIYFSIAGAKEVVAVEIDKRKVELMRDNLKVNRIDNVTVVDKGVGVEDSNNIISWPKLVSLYGPFDVAKIDCDGCERIIAPYIKEISELLIEWDNEYTDLVNNLHRNGYKVKVEHTLKNLGFIYAKKK
- a CDS encoding FkbM family methyltransferase, encoding MSLFRYGGLRIEIPIGYEYVYYSTFIVGEYDFLRFKKEDTVLDAGAFIGDFTVKIARKVKEVVAVEPLPWAFKILKRNVEVNELKNVTLVNKALYDEDGIKIRISDEGVGSKVSNEGIEVTTTTIESLGKFSVVKMDIEGTEGRLIKGNWLNSVREIAMELHGNEKLLVYRQC
- a CDS encoding class I SAM-dependent methyltransferase — its product is MEKHPIKDFYETHYAKLDLTKHMLERITLTEKALSLFLNEKRTIVEIGCGNGKNLRYYKERLGFKDAYCIEIASSAEDEIRRNGITPYIEDVNTSKLPFMDSSVNAVIFEEVIEHLYNSDLVLSEIHRVLKKGENGILILSTPNLSSWINRLALFMGYQPFSHDVSFVKGFGRLAYKDQTNGHIKSFTLRAMIEYLEYFGFEVIDKRGLIADGIPSWLSALDRFFSHFPSLASHMFIVAKKEQ